The sequence GCTGTTTCCTACCAACTGGGAGCTGTCAACAAAGAGGGCAACCAACGTTGTATTGTTTCTTGTCGACGAATGCGGTGTGGATCCGGTGAAACTAACTGCTACAGGCAATGGCGAATTTAGGCCCATAGCACCTAACGATACGGAAGAGAACAGGCAAAAAAACAGAAGAATTGATATCGTAATAGAGAAACAATGAACAATATAAAATTAAAATAATAAAAGGCTTTATGACAACTTTGCTCATAAAGTCTTTTTTTGTTTCCGAAATTGTACAATGTGATGGAAATATCAGGCTTTTAATGCAATAAAGGGGAAGGAAAAATGTTTGAAGGCGCAAAATGAGTGGAATCATTAAAATTAAGCGAAAATTCCGGTTGGGAGTTTTTATTGAGTTTATAAGCCGGATAATGTATAATGAAAATAATAAAATTATAAGCGAGAAATTATAGGCGAGGTTTAGAATGAAACAGGATATTTTTAAAAAACCAAAACATATGACCAGCATAGGGGGTCAGGCCCTGATTGAGGGACTTATGATGATAGGCCCTAAGAATGCTGCAATTGCAATAAGAAAGCCTGACGGGGAAATCGTTGTTGAAAAAAGGCCGGTTCCTAAAAAAGGCAGAGTATCGAAACTTCCGATAATTCGGGGATTTGTAGGTATTTTCAAGCAGATGGTTCTTGGAATCAAGGCGCTGATGTATTCGGCGGAATTTGTGGATTTGGAGGATGACAAAGATAAAGAGCCTTCGAAAGTTGACAAGTTTCTTGACCGGATTCTGGGTGACAAGCTGCAGGATGTGCTGATTTATATTTCAGTTATTTTCTCAATAATTTTCAGTGTATTTTTGTTTATGGTGCTGCCTAACCTTGTGGCTTCAATTCTGCCCGTTGACAAGTCAACAGGCGTGGGTACGCTTATATATAATGTTGTTGAAGGTGTTGTAAGGGTCGGGATTTTTATAGGTTACCTTGCTCTGACATCGTTGATGAAGGATATCAGGAGAGTTTGGCAGTATCACGGTGCCGAACACAAGACCATACACTGTTATGAGAATGAAGAAGAGCTTACTGTTGAAAATGTTAAGAAATATTCGACGAGACATCCCCGCTGCGGAACTTCCTTTTTGTTTACGATTATGGTGGTAAGCATATTGGTGTTCTCGCTGGTGGGACAGCACGGACTGTGGATAAACATACTGCTTAGAGTTGTTTTGATTCCTTTGGTGGCAGGCATTTCCTATGAGATTATAAAGATAAGCGGAAGAAGCCAGTCAAAAATAGCAAGGATTATCAACGCGCCGGGGTTGATGTTCCAGGCGTTTACCACGAGGGAGCCGGATGACAGCCAGATAGAAGTGGCTATTGAAGCCATGAAGAATGTAATGGTTGAGAACAGGGAAGAAGACAGATGGTGACAGGGTGATAGCGTGATACTGAAAGATGCACTGTTGATGGGAACAAAGCTTCTTAAGTCAGCGGATATTGATACCCCGGCGTTGGAGGCCGGGGTACTTTTGTGCCGTGTTTTGAATGTGGACAGAAGTTATTTGTATTCTCATGATGATTACAACATGACCGAAGAGGAGTATAAAAAGTTTACCTTGTTTCTTGAGGAAAGAATCAAAGGAAAACCTCTTCAATACATAACCGGGCACCAAGAATTTATGTCCCTTGATTTTATTGTAACGCCGGACGTATTGATACCGAGACAGGACACAGAGACCCTTGTTGAGGCTGTGTTGACGCATGTAAAAAGTACCGGCCTTGAGAATGCAAGAATACTCGATATAGGCACCGGCTCGGGATGTATAGCCGTAAGCCTTGCACATTTTCTGAAAGACAGCAGGGTTCTTGCATTGGATATTTCTGAGAAAGCGCTTGAAATTGCCGAAACAAACGCAAAGAGATGTGGTGTGTGGGATCGGATGTTTTTTCTTAAAGGAGATGCGTTGGAAGGACTTGCCGGCATTATAGCCCAAAGTCCTTTTGCAAAAGACTTTGAACGCAAGGGAGAAGGATTTTTTGACATTATTGTTTCAAATCCTCCCTACATACCGTCGGAAGAAATAAAGACCCTCCACAAACAGGTAAAGGATTATGAGCCTCGCACGGCGCTGGACGGGGGTATTGACGGCCTTGACTTTTACAGGGCCATAACCTGTGAAGCAGCAAAACTGTTAAGTACGGATTCGTTGCTGGCTTTTGAGGTAGGCTATAATCAGGCGGAAAATGTTTCAGAATTTATGAAAGAAAGCTTTTCTGCCATTAAAGTCGTAAAGGATTTGGCAGGAATTGACCGGGTGGTGATGGGCTGCAGGAAACAGCTGAAAGATTAATCATCCCATACGCTTATAAGGCCGGACTTGTGGAGGCTTTTTAAAATTGTTACAAATATGGGGCCTATGAAAAGTCCCGGAAAACCAAAAAGTGTCATTCCCAAATACATGGATACAAGAGTGGCAAAGGGATGAATTCCTGTCTGGCTTGAAACTATTTTCGGCTCGATTATTTGCCTTAAAATCACTCCTAAAAGGTATACGGCGGTTATGCCTAAAGCTATTTGAATGTTTCCTGTAATAATGTTCCAGCCAATAAGCGGAAACAGAACAATGCCCGTTCCCACGATGGGCAGTGCATCGGCAATTGCGGCGATAAACCCGATTAGCACTGCATATTCACATTTTATGACGATAAGACCCAAAGTTGTTTCAATGAAGGTGATGGACATAAGGATGAGCTGTGCCTTTATGTATCCGGCTATTGTTGAAATGGCATCGCTTTTAATCCCGATAAAACCTTGTTTTAGATTTACGGGAAGCTGCCTGTAAATAAAGTTTCTGATCTTTTTTCGGTCACTGCTTATAAAATAGGAAGACAGGAGAGTTACAGCGGTAAAGACCGCAGCTTTGGGTATTGATGCAATGCTGCTTATAATTGATTCTGCAATTTTGCCGGTTATGGTCTCAAGTTTCGGTAGCAATGATTTAAAGTTGTTTTCCAAAATATCGGCCAAACCCTTCGGAAGATGATAATAAAAAACGCTCATGCGGTCGTAACAAGCCGATGCGGTGGCTGAAAAAGATTCCATGTAGTAGGGGAGATTGGAGTTAAGCTTTACCAGTTCATAGTATACTTTAAATATGCATAAAGAAATTAAGATGATAATTATGCTTACCGTCATAATGATGGATATAACTGAGGCAATTTTTCTGTTAAGCCTTAGCTTTGTTTCCATGTAACTGATAACAGGTTCGTTGACGGAAGAGATTATTACGGCAATTAAAAAAGGCAGAATGAGAGCCAGGAAATAGTTCATGATTATATAAATAGCAAACAGTAATGTAAATGCAAGGATGAGGCTGATTATTGCCTTTTTCTGCTTTTTCCGTAATAAAAAATTCATGTTATTTTTCTCCATTGCATTTTTTAAAAATACATAGAATGCATGAGCATT comes from Acetivibrio thermocellus ATCC 27405 and encodes:
- a CDS encoding DUF1385 domain-containing protein, with amino-acid sequence MKQDIFKKPKHMTSIGGQALIEGLMMIGPKNAAIAIRKPDGEIVVEKRPVPKKGRVSKLPIIRGFVGIFKQMVLGIKALMYSAEFVDLEDDKDKEPSKVDKFLDRILGDKLQDVLIYISVIFSIIFSVFLFMVLPNLVASILPVDKSTGVGTLIYNVVEGVVRVGIFIGYLALTSLMKDIRRVWQYHGAEHKTIHCYENEEELTVENVKKYSTRHPRCGTSFLFTIMVVSILVFSLVGQHGLWINILLRVVLIPLVAGISYEIIKISGRSQSKIARIINAPGLMFQAFTTREPDDSQIEVAIEAMKNVMVENREEDRW
- the prmC gene encoding peptide chain release factor N(5)-glutamine methyltransferase; translated protein: MILKDALLMGTKLLKSADIDTPALEAGVLLCRVLNVDRSYLYSHDDYNMTEEEYKKFTLFLEERIKGKPLQYITGHQEFMSLDFIVTPDVLIPRQDTETLVEAVLTHVKSTGLENARILDIGTGSGCIAVSLAHFLKDSRVLALDISEKALEIAETNAKRCGVWDRMFFLKGDALEGLAGIIAQSPFAKDFERKGEGFFDIIVSNPPYIPSEEIKTLHKQVKDYEPRTALDGGIDGLDFYRAITCEAAKLLSTDSLLAFEVGYNQAENVSEFMKESFSAIKVVKDLAGIDRVVMGCRKQLKD
- the ytvI gene encoding sporulation integral membrane protein YtvI, which gives rise to MNFLLRKKQKKAIISLILAFTLLFAIYIIMNYFLALILPFLIAVIISSVNEPVISYMETKLRLNRKIASVISIIMTVSIIIILISLCIFKVYYELVKLNSNLPYYMESFSATASACYDRMSVFYYHLPKGLADILENNFKSLLPKLETITGKIAESIISSIASIPKAAVFTAVTLLSSYFISSDRKKIRNFIYRQLPVNLKQGFIGIKSDAISTIAGYIKAQLILMSITFIETTLGLIVIKCEYAVLIGFIAAIADALPIVGTGIVLFPLIGWNIITGNIQIALGITAVYLLGVILRQIIEPKIVSSQTGIHPFATLVSMYLGMTLFGFPGLFIGPIFVTILKSLHKSGLISVWDD